One Desulfovibrio sp. UIB00 DNA window includes the following coding sequences:
- a CDS encoding ABC transporter ATP-binding protein, translating to MSITLSNVSKYFGKVKAVSSLNLEIGDGECFSMLGPSGCGKTTTLRMVAGFEDLDEGEISVNGKLLSSGAKKYYLPPEKRDFGMVFQAFAVWPHMSVYENVAFPLRIKKIGSAELHKRTTDALRHTNLLDVAQKSPADLSGGGKQRVALARALAINPSVMLLDEPLSSLDPHLREEMRFEIKELQKIYGFSIMYVTHDQSEAMALSDRILVMKNGVVQQVASPLEVYTRPANRFVFSFIGLSNFTEMAVTASHMQLDGVSADFPAGCVPDAAIVQAGRGVVASRPNEIDFVDEGGVPGIVERRTFLGEQLDYQVRVGEQCVRVQKGRYARGPQEGENCRLHFLKPLWFPLDAAT from the coding sequence ATGTCCATTACACTCAGCAATGTTAGCAAGTATTTTGGCAAGGTTAAGGCTGTTTCTTCCCTGAATCTCGAGATCGGCGATGGCGAATGTTTCTCCATGCTCGGGCCTTCGGGCTGCGGCAAAACCACGACCCTGCGCATGGTGGCGGGCTTTGAGGATCTGGACGAGGGCGAAATCAGCGTGAACGGCAAGCTGCTTTCGTCCGGCGCCAAAAAATACTATCTGCCGCCTGAAAAACGAGATTTCGGCATGGTGTTTCAGGCCTTTGCCGTGTGGCCGCACATGAGTGTGTATGAAAACGTGGCCTTTCCGCTGCGCATCAAAAAGATCGGCTCGGCGGAGCTGCACAAACGCACCACCGATGCCTTGCGGCATACCAACCTGCTGGATGTTGCGCAAAAAAGCCCTGCGGATCTTTCCGGCGGTGGCAAGCAGCGCGTGGCTCTTGCCCGGGCGCTGGCCATCAATCCTTCAGTCATGTTGCTGGACGAACCGCTTTCAAGCCTCGATCCTCATCTGCGTGAAGAAATGCGCTTTGAAATCAAGGAGCTGCAAAAGATTTACGGTTTCTCCATCATGTATGTGACTCACGATCAGTCGGAGGCCATGGCGCTTTCTGACCGCATCCTGGTGATGAAGAACGGCGTGGTGCAGCAGGTGGCCTCGCCTCTGGAGGTCTACACCCGGCCCGCCAACCGTTTTGTGTTTAGCTTTATAGGCTTGTCCAACTTTACGGAAATGGCGGTAACGGCAAGCCATATGCAGCTTGACGGCGTAAGTGCCGACTTCCCGGCGGGGTGCGTTCCTGATGCCGCCATTGTGCAGGCCGGGCGCGGCGTGGTTGCCAGCCGCCCCAATGAAATTGATTTCGTGGATGAAGGCGGCGTACCCGGCATTGTGGAACGGCGTACATTCTTGGGCGAACAGCTCGACTATCAGGTGCGTGTGGGCGAGCAGTGCGTGCGGGTGCAGAAAGGGCGGTACGCCCGAGGCCCGCAGGAAGGAGAAAACTGTCGCCTGCATTTTTTGAAACCCCTGTGGTTCCCCCTGGATGCTGCCACCTAG
- a CDS encoding ABC transporter ATP-binding protein, with the protein MAEILLENISKSFGDHTVLKDLSLAVRDGECFTLIGPSGCGKTVLLRIMAGFETLDAGRMSIGGEVVADAESGTALPPEQRSLGVVFQDYAVWPHMTVRQNVGYPLKIARRDTAEAAALVQKSIDDVNLTGMEDRLPSQLSGGQQQRVALARALVAQPSLLLLDEPLNNLDANLREEMRFEIKALQKNLGVTILYVTHDQEIALAISDRMALLDERGAIRQIGTPEDLFATPADEFVFSFLGMSNFLRATVDGGVATIDGHVFPLAPQAGLAGEVRVGFRPSDVQLGRQGQGLRATVRRASFLGAFTDYQLDVCGQQVRTAVDTHEALARDLLLHEGDECVINLRGAHWFS; encoded by the coding sequence ATGGCAGAAATACTTCTTGAAAACATATCAAAATCCTTTGGCGACCATACGGTCCTTAAGGATTTATCTCTTGCGGTGCGGGACGGCGAATGCTTCACCCTCATCGGGCCTTCCGGCTGCGGCAAAACCGTGTTGCTGCGCATCATGGCTGGTTTTGAAACACTGGATGCCGGGCGCATGAGCATTGGCGGCGAAGTGGTGGCGGATGCCGAGAGCGGCACTGCCCTACCGCCCGAGCAGCGCAGCCTTGGCGTTGTGTTTCAGGACTATGCCGTGTGGCCGCACATGACGGTGCGCCAGAACGTGGGCTATCCCCTCAAGATTGCCCGGCGCGATACCGCAGAGGCTGCGGCCCTGGTGCAAAAAAGCATTGACGATGTGAACCTCACCGGCATGGAAGATCGCCTTCCCTCCCAGCTTTCGGGCGGGCAGCAGCAGCGGGTGGCCCTGGCCCGCGCCCTGGTGGCCCAGCCCAGCCTCTTGCTGCTGGATGAGCCGCTGAACAACCTTGATGCCAACCTGCGTGAAGAAATGCGCTTTGAAATCAAAGCGCTGCAAAAAAATCTGGGCGTGACCATCCTGTATGTCACCCACGATCAGGAAATCGCGCTGGCCATATCTGACCGCATGGCCCTGCTGGACGAGCGGGGGGCCATCCGTCAGATAGGTACGCCGGAAGATCTCTTTGCCACCCCGGCAGACGAATTTGTTTTCTCCTTTCTGGGCATGAGCAATTTTTTGCGGGCAACCGTGGACGGCGGAGTAGCGACCATTGACGGGCATGTTTTTCCCCTTGCGCCGCAGGCTGGTCTTGCTGGCGAGGTACGGGTGGGATTTCGTCCGTCAGATGTGCAACTGGGCCGTCAGGGCCAGGGGTTGCGGGCAACGGTGCGCCGCGCCAGCTTTTTGGGCGCGTTCACCGATTATCAGCTTGACGTGTGCGGCCAGCAGGTGCGCACGGCGGTGGATACCCATGAGGCCTTGGCCCGCGACCTCTTGCTGCACGAAGGGGACGAATGCGTCATTAACCTTCGTGGAGCGCATTGGTTCAGCTAG
- a CDS encoding ABC transporter substrate-binding protein, with the protein MKRISILFIAAVFLAGSAFSAFAAEKLVVYTSMKESIIGSLKEAFVKKYPDIAMDYQSAGAGKLMAKIATERQSGKIMADIIWTSEVPDFFNMKSEGILEKYDSPELKNVINPFPDFDGSFTAIRLGTLGIAYNKRHVKEAPAQWSDMMKPEFKKAFGIANPALSGTSYMSIQLLVDKFGWEYIENVHKNGARMGKGSGQVIDDTASGDLLACIGVDYIVNDKIKKGADLALVYPPEMLVIPSPAAIFKGTPNLEAAKKFVDFLLSEEGQKILADQGTLPVRKGIVPPAEFGLPTSEKAFERGIKIDYQHILSEKEATVKKFTDIMMSK; encoded by the coding sequence ATGAAACGAATCAGCATTCTCTTTATTGCTGCCGTCTTCTTGGCGGGCTCGGCGTTTTCGGCTTTTGCAGCCGAAAAACTGGTGGTCTACACCTCCATGAAGGAATCTATTATTGGTTCGCTCAAAGAGGCTTTTGTAAAAAAATATCCTGATATCGCTATGGATTATCAGTCTGCTGGCGCGGGCAAGCTCATGGCGAAAATTGCCACCGAGCGTCAGTCGGGCAAGATCATGGCCGACATTATCTGGACAAGTGAAGTGCCGGACTTCTTTAACATGAAGTCCGAGGGCATTCTGGAAAAATACGATTCCCCCGAGCTGAAGAACGTCATCAATCCTTTCCCGGATTTTGACGGCTCGTTCACGGCAATTCGCCTGGGTACGCTTGGCATCGCCTACAACAAACGCCATGTGAAGGAAGCTCCCGCCCAATGGAGCGACATGATGAAGCCCGAATTCAAAAAAGCCTTTGGCATTGCCAATCCGGCGCTTTCCGGCACGTCCTACATGAGCATTCAGTTGCTGGTGGACAAGTTCGGCTGGGAATACATAGAAAATGTCCATAAAAATGGGGCGCGCATGGGCAAGGGGTCCGGTCAGGTCATTGACGACACTGCTTCCGGCGATCTTCTGGCCTGCATCGGCGTAGATTATATCGTGAACGACAAAATCAAGAAGGGCGCAGACCTTGCTCTGGTCTACCCGCCTGAAATGCTGGTGATCCCCAGCCCCGCAGCCATTTTCAAGGGTACCCCCAACCTGGAAGCGGCCAAGAAGTTTGTGGACTTTTTGCTTTCAGAAGAAGGACAGAAGATTCTGGCCGATCAGGGAACCCTGCCCGTGCGCAAGGGCATTGTGCCCCCGGCGGAATTTGGTCTGCCCACCAGTGAAAAGGCCTTTGAACGCGGTATAAAAATTGATTACCAGCATATTTTGAGTGAAAAGGAAGCCACTGTTAAAAAATTTACAGATATTATGATGTCGAAATAG
- the hcp gene encoding hydroxylamine reductase, with amino-acid sequence MFCYQCQETVGNKGCTQIGVCGKKPETAALQDVLVYVTKGLAQVATKLRAQGKTVNHEIDRMVVGNLFCTITNANFDDDMLAERVRKTCAAKKALMAELGSRDGMADAALWEADDKAAMLAKAATVGVLATSDDDVRSLRWLVTFGLKGMAAYAKHADVLGKHDPAVDNFLQEALAKTLDDSLSVADLVALTLETGNKGVSVMALLDAANTGTYGNPEITKVNIGVGTNPGILISGHDLRDLQMLLEQTEGTGVDVYTHSEMLPAHYYPAFKKFSHFKGNYGNAWWKQKEEFDTFNGPILLTTNCLVPPKDSYKDRVYTTGVVGFPGCKHIPGEIGEHKDFSAIIAHAKTCPAPTEIETGEIVGGFAHNQVLALADKVVDAVKSGAIKKFVVMAGCDGRAKGRSYYTEFAEGLPKDTVILTAGCAKYRYNKLDLGDIGGIPRVLDAGQCNDSYSLAVVALKLKEVFGLADINDLPIVYNIAWYEQKAVIVLLALLALGVKNIHLGPTLPAFLSPNVAKVLVEQFGIGGISTPQDDLKAFFG; translated from the coding sequence ATGTTCTGCTATCAGTGCCAGGAAACCGTGGGCAACAAAGGCTGCACCCAGATCGGCGTATGCGGCAAAAAGCCCGAAACAGCAGCCCTTCAGGACGTGCTGGTATATGTGACCAAGGGCCTTGCGCAGGTCGCCACCAAGCTGCGCGCTCAGGGCAAGACCGTGAACCACGAAATCGACCGAATGGTTGTGGGCAACCTTTTCTGCACCATCACCAATGCCAACTTTGACGACGACATGCTCGCCGAGCGCGTGCGCAAAACCTGTGCTGCCAAGAAAGCCCTGATGGCCGAGCTTGGCTCGCGCGACGGCATGGCCGACGCCGCCCTGTGGGAAGCGGACGACAAGGCCGCCATGCTTGCCAAGGCTGCCACTGTGGGCGTTCTTGCCACCAGCGACGACGATGTTCGCTCCCTGCGCTGGCTTGTGACCTTTGGCCTCAAGGGTATGGCCGCCTATGCCAAGCATGCCGATGTGCTGGGCAAGCATGATCCTGCAGTGGACAACTTCCTTCAGGAAGCTCTGGCCAAGACCCTGGACGACAGCCTTTCCGTGGCCGATCTTGTGGCGCTGACCCTTGAAACCGGCAACAAGGGCGTGAGTGTTATGGCCCTGCTGGATGCCGCCAACACCGGCACCTACGGCAACCCAGAAATCACCAAGGTCAACATTGGCGTGGGCACCAACCCCGGCATCCTGATTTCCGGCCACGATCTGCGCGACCTGCAGATGCTGCTTGAGCAGACCGAGGGCACAGGCGTGGACGTCTACACCCACTCCGAAATGCTGCCCGCCCACTACTACCCTGCTTTCAAAAAATTCAGCCACTTCAAGGGCAACTACGGTAATGCGTGGTGGAAGCAGAAGGAAGAATTTGACACCTTCAACGGCCCCATCCTGCTGACCACCAACTGCCTTGTGCCGCCCAAGGACAGCTACAAAGACCGCGTGTACACCACAGGTGTTGTGGGCTTCCCCGGCTGCAAGCACATCCCCGGTGAAATCGGCGAGCACAAGGACTTCTCGGCCATTATCGCCCACGCCAAGACCTGCCCCGCACCCACGGAAATTGAAACCGGCGAGATTGTGGGCGGCTTTGCGCACAATCAGGTGCTGGCCCTGGCCGACAAGGTCGTTGACGCTGTGAAGTCTGGCGCCATCAAGAAGTTTGTGGTCATGGCTGGCTGCGATGGCCGCGCCAAGGGCCGCTCCTACTACACCGAATTTGCCGAAGGCCTGCCCAAGGATACCGTCATCCTTACTGCCGGTTGCGCCAAATACCGCTACAACAAGCTTGACCTCGGCGATATCGGCGGCATCCCCCGCGTGCTTGACGCCGGTCAGTGCAACGACTCCTACTCCCTGGCCGTTGTGGCCCTGAAGCTCAAGGAAGTGTTTGGCCTCGCCGACATCAACGACCTGCCCATCGTGTACAACATTGCATGGTACGAGCAGAAGGCTGTTATCGTACTGCTGGCCCTGCTCGCCCTTGGCGTGAAGAACATCCACCTTGGACCCACGCTGCCTGCCTTCCTTTCGCCCAACGTGGCCAAGGTGCTGGTCGAACAGTTCGGCATCGGCGGCATCAGCACCCCGCAGGACGACCTTAAGGCTTTCTTCGGGTAA
- a CDS encoding iron ABC transporter permease encodes MQAVRQQRSWGVAEVILLLSIAILVIVVVVPVALIFFNAFFVNGQFNAADLVKTLSEGETYQALMNSLFIASGVTLCATTVGTFFAWLVTRTDIPYKGFMKSMFLVPFMLPSFIGALAWKMLLSPRAGYINRLWRDVTGAEDALFNIFSYAGIISIETMYLFPFVFIQVCGALERMDPTLEESARISGAGLFTITRKITLPLVLPSILSGALLIMLYSMAHFGTVAVLGIEVGIYNIPTLIYERIHESAGSFASIRTGTVLASVLVVTAGLIIWLQRKVLGSGKYQIIGGKSFRPMELKLRGLRTPLFVFCLLYIAITIVLPTVTIFLVGGLKTYGVPITWENLSLDNYKYVLFEWDQTQQAIKNSIGLGLAAATITMFAGVMISYVIVKMQVRGKGFLEFLGMLPFSVPGSVIALGVILAWSGRFGVNLYNTIWIILIAYIARYMAFSLKANSAALEQVHDSLVEAARACGASMWQALRDVVLPLVRPGMVAAFFLIFLPALRELTVSVMLYGTTSRTIGVAIYTLNEDGETVTSAALAGIALILIVTGQSIINHFAKSRQA; translated from the coding sequence ATGCAAGCAGTCAGACAACAGCGTTCGTGGGGCGTGGCAGAGGTGATTCTGCTCCTCTCCATTGCTATTTTGGTTATCGTGGTCGTGGTGCCGGTGGCGCTCATCTTTTTCAACGCCTTTTTTGTAAACGGGCAGTTCAACGCGGCGGATCTGGTAAAAACCCTCAGCGAGGGCGAAACCTATCAGGCATTGATGAACTCGCTGTTTATCGCCAGCGGCGTAACCCTCTGCGCCACCACCGTGGGGACGTTCTTTGCATGGCTGGTGACGCGCACGGACATTCCTTACAAGGGCTTTATGAAGAGCATGTTTCTTGTACCATTCATGCTGCCCTCGTTTATCGGCGCACTGGCCTGGAAGATGCTGCTCTCGCCGCGCGCGGGCTACATCAACAGGCTCTGGCGCGATGTCACAGGTGCGGAAGATGCCCTGTTCAACATCTTTTCTTACGCGGGCATCATTTCCATTGAAACCATGTATCTTTTCCCCTTTGTGTTCATTCAGGTGTGCGGCGCGCTTGAGCGCATGGATCCCACCCTGGAGGAATCGGCCCGGATTTCGGGCGCAGGCCTGTTTACCATCACCCGCAAGATAACCCTGCCTCTGGTGCTGCCCAGCATCCTCTCGGGCGCGCTGCTCATCATGCTGTATTCCATGGCGCACTTTGGCACCGTGGCTGTGCTTGGCATTGAGGTGGGCATCTACAACATCCCCACGCTGATTTACGAACGCATCCATGAGAGCGCGGGCAGTTTTGCCTCCATCCGTACCGGCACGGTGCTGGCCTCGGTGCTGGTTGTTACGGCAGGCCTGATTATCTGGCTGCAACGCAAGGTGCTGGGGTCTGGCAAATACCAGATCATCGGGGGCAAGAGCTTCCGGCCCATGGAACTCAAGTTGCGCGGTCTGCGCACGCCTCTGTTTGTGTTCTGCCTGCTGTACATAGCCATCACCATTGTGCTGCCCACTGTGACCATCTTTCTTGTGGGCGGGCTTAAAACCTACGGCGTGCCCATCACCTGGGAAAATCTGTCGCTCGACAACTACAAGTACGTGCTTTTTGAGTGGGATCAGACCCAGCAGGCCATCAAGAACAGTATCGGCCTCGGCCTGGCTGCCGCCACCATCACCATGTTTGCGGGCGTCATGATTTCTTACGTCATTGTAAAGATGCAGGTGCGGGGCAAGGGCTTTCTGGAGTTTCTGGGCATGTTGCCTTTTTCCGTGCCCGGCTCGGTCATCGCCCTTGGCGTGATACTGGCCTGGAGCGGACGCTTTGGCGTGAATCTTTACAACACCATCTGGATTATCCTTATCGCCTATATTGCGCGGTATATGGCCTTTTCGCTCAAGGCCAACTCGGCGGCGCTGGAACAGGTGCATGATTCGCTGGTGGAAGCGGCCCGCGCCTGCGGTGCAAGCATGTGGCAGGCCCTGCGCGATGTGGTGCTGCCCCTGGTGCGGCCCGGCATGGTTGCGGCTTTCTTTCTGATCTTCTTGCCTGCGCTGCGCGAACTGACGGTTTCGGTCATGCTGTACGGCACAACCAGCCGTACCATCGGCGTGGCCATCTACACCCTCAATGAAGACGGCGAAACCGTGACCTCGGCGGCTCTGGCCGGCATTGCCCTCATTCTTATCGTGACGGGGCAGAGCATTATCAACCATTTCGCCAAGTCCAGGCAGGCCTGA
- a CDS encoding outer membrane homotrimeric porin: protein MKKIATLLLAAGLVFGVATGASAIDFKAKGQWIMSFDYGQNGNFTGGNGRTGYNANQDEFESSQRVRLQLDAVASESLSGTVFFEIGQQYWGTSDSGRANGNNGGALGADGNGAIKVKNAYIDWLVPQTDLKVRMGIQGMALPSFTTNASSVLNDDVAGITASYQFNDNVGVSAFWARLYNDNYTNGNDHGGNHNNYMDNFDAFGLLVPLTFDGVKVTPWAMYASVGPNTFRDGNGSFDRLNRTDFDQASRGNVRAGMVPAYGAMYKSGATYGKKLNEYGNAFWAGLTGEVTTFDPFRIAWDFNYGSVSYDDGHFNRAGWLGSLLFEYKLDWATPGLYGWYASGDDDNPANGSERMPTISATGNNEFSNYAFSGNPYIARENTLSSTMTGTWGIGARLKDMSFVENLKHTLRLNVIGGTNNTKMASYIVRQGGSPVSAAAGMDPLYMTTNDTAMEIGLTNSYKMYDNFTIMLDAAYIATWLDQSRSVWGNSRMNGRSDQERDPWNVNVSFVYSF from the coding sequence ATGAAAAAGATCGCTACTCTTCTGTTGGCGGCCGGCCTTGTGTTCGGCGTTGCCACGGGCGCCAGCGCCATCGACTTCAAGGCCAAGGGCCAGTGGATCATGAGCTTTGACTACGGCCAGAACGGCAACTTCACCGGCGGTAACGGCCGCACTGGTTACAACGCGAACCAGGATGAGTTCGAATCCAGCCAGCGTGTGCGCCTGCAGTTGGACGCCGTGGCTTCTGAATCCCTGTCCGGCACCGTGTTCTTCGAAATTGGCCAGCAGTACTGGGGCACCAGCGACTCCGGTCGCGCTAACGGCAACAACGGCGGCGCTCTTGGCGCTGATGGCAACGGTGCCATCAAGGTCAAGAATGCCTACATTGACTGGCTCGTTCCCCAGACCGATCTGAAGGTCCGCATGGGCATTCAGGGCATGGCTCTGCCCAGCTTCACCACCAATGCCAGCTCCGTCCTCAATGATGACGTGGCCGGTATCACCGCTTCTTACCAGTTCAACGACAACGTTGGCGTGAGCGCCTTCTGGGCCCGTCTGTACAACGACAACTACACCAATGGCAACGACCACGGCGGCAACCATAACAACTATATGGACAACTTTGACGCCTTTGGTCTGTTGGTTCCCCTGACCTTTGACGGCGTGAAAGTGACCCCCTGGGCCATGTACGCCTCTGTTGGTCCCAACACCTTCCGTGACGGCAATGGTTCCTTTGACCGTTTGAATAGGACCGACTTTGATCAGGCTTCCCGTGGTAACGTGCGTGCTGGTATGGTGCCTGCTTACGGTGCCATGTATAAGAGCGGCGCCACCTACGGCAAGAAGCTGAACGAATACGGCAATGCCTTCTGGGCTGGCCTGACCGGCGAAGTGACCACGTTTGATCCCTTCCGCATCGCGTGGGATTTCAACTACGGTTCCGTGTCTTATGACGACGGCCACTTCAACCGCGCTGGCTGGTTGGGTTCTTTGCTGTTCGAATACAAGCTTGATTGGGCTACCCCCGGCTTGTATGGTTGGTACGCTTCTGGCGATGACGACAACCCGGCCAATGGTTCCGAGCGCATGCCCACCATCAGCGCCACGGGCAACAACGAATTCTCCAACTATGCTTTCAGCGGCAACCCCTATATTGCCCGTGAAAACACCCTCAGCTCTACCATGACTGGTACCTGGGGTATCGGTGCCCGCTTGAAGGACATGAGCTTCGTTGAAAACCTGAAGCACACGCTGCGCTTGAACGTTATTGGTGGCACCAATAACACCAAGATGGCCAGCTACATCGTCCGTCAGGGTGGCTCCCCCGTCAGCGCTGCTGCCGGCATGGATCCCCTGTACATGACCACCAACGATACCGCCATGGAAATTGGCCTGACCAACTCCTACAAGATGTATGACAACTTCACCATCATGCTGGATGCGGCCTACATCGCCACCTGGCTTGACCAGTCCCGCTCTGTGTGGGGCAACAGCCGCATGAACGGCCGTAGCGACCAGGAACGTGATCCCTGGAACGTTAACGTGAGCTTCGTGTACTCCTTCTAA
- a CDS encoding Crp/Fnr family transcriptional regulator, with protein MERALEASPLFSGMSGQEARLCLACSGAFEEQHGKGALIFAESDPPERLYVLLEGAVNVCRESTEGRRAVMARVDAPGDLFGEVHVFLGRPSYGCSVLAETPVRVLGIPARFFYATCEKACSVHSRMIRNMLGIFAHKAFFLTRRISLLSSGSLRRKLAALLLEHRRPDGMVSLAMNREQMADFLGVTRPSLSRELAAMRDEGLLQMEGRSIRVPDIASLNFLCEYFPA; from the coding sequence ATGGAACGCGCCCTGGAAGCATCCCCCCTGTTTTCTGGAATGAGCGGGCAGGAGGCGCGGTTGTGCCTTGCATGCAGTGGCGCATTTGAAGAACAGCACGGCAAGGGCGCGTTGATTTTTGCAGAATCCGACCCGCCGGAAAGGCTGTATGTGCTGCTGGAAGGTGCGGTGAACGTGTGCCGGGAATCAACCGAAGGCAGACGCGCAGTCATGGCGCGCGTTGACGCCCCGGGCGACCTGTTTGGCGAGGTGCATGTTTTTTTGGGCCGCCCAAGCTATGGCTGCAGCGTCCTGGCGGAAACGCCTGTACGCGTACTGGGCATACCCGCCCGGTTTTTCTACGCCACCTGCGAAAAGGCCTGCTCCGTCCATTCACGCATGATTCGTAACATGCTCGGCATTTTTGCGCACAAGGCTTTTTTTCTCACACGCCGCATTTCACTGCTTTCTTCAGGCAGTTTGCGGCGCAAACTTGCAGCCCTGCTGCTGGAACACCGCCGCCCTGACGGCATGGTTTCACTGGCAATGAACCGTGAACAGATGGCTGATTTTCTGGGTGTAACCCGCCCCTCACTTTCACGCGAGCTCGCCGCCATGCGCGACGAGGGGCTTCTGCAAATGGAGGGTAGAAGCATTCGCGTACCGGACATAGCCTCACTGAATTTTTTATGCGAATATTTCCCGGCCTGA
- a CDS encoding alanine--glyoxylate aminotransferase family protein has product MTTVFGTLDHVLLMAPGPSPVAANVLEAMSLPTLGHLDPDCIKVMDALQEQLRAVCKTRNAVTFPISGTGSAGMEACFVNLVEHGDNVLIVNNGLFCSRMVEVASRLGALVDTVECAWGAPISVDAVKKQLAQKNYKILAVVHAETSTGVNNPVAELGALVKNSDTLFLVDSVAGLGGVDVRVDEWGIDAFYSGSQKCLSTPPGLAPASFSEAAMEAMARRKTKIPNWYLDVPLIRKYWEGTPRTYHHTAPINMYYGLHQALDNLLAEGLEASFARHQAMHERLKQGMGKLGFKPYVTEGAAPQVNLFVPPEGVDANALRASLRKDHKIEVAGGLGALAGKVLRVGVMGEGAREEPIDRLVAAVAACL; this is encoded by the coding sequence ATGACCACGGTTTTCGGAACACTGGACCATGTGCTTCTGATGGCCCCCGGCCCCAGCCCGGTTGCGGCCAACGTGCTTGAGGCCATGAGCCTGCCCACTCTCGGGCACCTTGACCCTGACTGCATCAAGGTTATGGACGCCCTGCAAGAGCAGCTTCGCGCTGTGTGCAAAACACGCAATGCCGTGACGTTTCCCATTTCAGGTACAGGCTCCGCTGGCATGGAAGCCTGCTTTGTCAACCTGGTGGAGCACGGCGACAACGTGCTTATTGTCAACAACGGCCTGTTCTGCTCGCGTATGGTTGAAGTGGCCTCGCGCCTTGGCGCGCTGGTAGACACTGTGGAATGCGCGTGGGGCGCGCCCATCTCTGTGGACGCGGTGAAAAAACAGCTGGCGCAGAAGAATTACAAGATTCTTGCTGTGGTGCATGCCGAAACATCCACTGGCGTGAACAACCCTGTGGCTGAACTCGGCGCGCTGGTCAAAAACAGCGATACACTCTTTTTGGTGGACAGCGTGGCCGGTCTGGGCGGCGTGGATGTGCGCGTGGACGAATGGGGCATCGACGCTTTTTACAGCGGTTCGCAAAAATGCCTTTCCACCCCTCCCGGCCTTGCGCCTGCTTCGTTTTCCGAGGCTGCCATGGAGGCCATGGCGCGCCGCAAGACCAAGATACCCAACTGGTATCTGGATGTGCCGCTTATCCGCAAATACTGGGAAGGCACACCCCGTACCTATCACCATACTGCCCCCATCAATATGTACTATGGCCTGCATCAGGCCCTGGACAATCTGCTGGCCGAAGGCCTGGAGGCCTCGTTTGCGCGGCATCAGGCCATGCACGAAAGGCTCAAGCAGGGCATGGGCAAGCTTGGCTTCAAGCCCTATGTGACTGAGGGGGCCGCGCCCCAGGTCAACCTGTTTGTGCCGCCCGAAGGCGTGGACGCCAATGCCCTGCGCGCCAGCCTGCGCAAGGATCACAAGATTGAAGTGGCTGGCGGCCTTGGCGCCCTTGCTGGCAAGGTGCTGCGCGTTGGCGTCATGGGCGAAGGCGCGCGCGAAGAGCCCATTGACCGACTTGTGGCGGCGGTAGCCGCCTGCCTGTAG
- a CDS encoding cupin domain-containing protein: protein MDRILKNLEFAAALPLAAQVECQPGQIASKTLIQNASVGITLFAFDANEEISAHTSTGDAMVLVLEGSAQVTISGQSHTVQAGEVIIMPAGQPHSVHAQERFKMLLTVVFPTPKTPA from the coding sequence ATGGACCGTATTCTCAAGAACCTTGAATTCGCCGCCGCGCTGCCCCTGGCCGCGCAGGTCGAGTGCCAGCCTGGCCAGATAGCCAGCAAGACCCTTATCCAAAACGCCTCTGTGGGCATCACCCTGTTTGCCTTTGACGCCAACGAAGAAATCAGCGCCCACACCTCCACGGGCGATGCCATGGTTCTCGTGCTCGAAGGCTCGGCGCAGGTAACCATCAGTGGCCAGTCACATACCGTGCAGGCGGGCGAAGTGATTATCATGCCCGCCGGCCAGCCGCACTCTGTACACGCGCAAGAGCGCTTCAAGATGCTGCTTACCGTTGTTTTTCCTACCCCCAAGACCCCCGCGTAG